From a single Oreochromis niloticus isolate F11D_XX linkage group LG3, O_niloticus_UMD_NMBU, whole genome shotgun sequence genomic region:
- the LOC100707134 gene encoding ladderlectin-like — translation MKLLTVSALLCAMMALTMAVAKSHLVKRSNGCPPGWTRISERCFLFVPTAMSWARAERHCLSMGANLASVHSSSENRMIQSLTAHHGYPETWIGGTDAPEEGIWLWNDGTSFHYSPWCPGEPNNDRNQHCIQMNHGDSKCWDDMGCDRHLPSVCAKKV, via the exons ATGAAGCTGCTGACTGTGTCTGCACTTCTCTGTGCAATGATGGCTCTAACCATGGCTGTTG ccaagagtcaCCTGGTCAAGAGGTCCAATGGTTGTCCTCCTGGTTGGACTCGCATCAGTGAACGCTGCTTTCTCTTTGTTCCAACCGCCATGAGTTGGGCTAGAGCTGAG AGACATTGCTTGTCCATGGGGGCAAACCTTGCATCAGTGCACAGCAGCAGTGAGAACCGGATGATTCAGAGTCTGACTGCCCATCATGGCTACCCCGAAACTTGGATTGGAGGAACTGATGCACCCGag GAAGGTATTTGGTTGTGGAATGATGGGACGAGTTTTCACTATTCACCCTGGTGCCCAGGAGAGCCCAATAATGATCGCAATCAGCACTGTATTCAAATGAATCATGGAG ATTCCAAGTGCTGGGATGATATGGGGTGTGATCGTCATCTGCCATCTGTCTGCGCCAAGAAAGTCTAA